In a single window of the Tigriopus californicus strain San Diego chromosome 2, Tcal_SD_v2.1, whole genome shotgun sequence genome:
- the LOC131892716 gene encoding glycine receptor subunit alpha-2-like codes for MFKRVGIVAVVAVAVVVVEQVKGIILKCDQPSVGTALCSDLGGSVATPPVHNGPVEITSHVEVLNLYNIDETNYKFTISILASFKWKDARLKAPESNTSRIFITQDVDPFVWHPEIYFYDLRGMRTFSSLGSAGTSRQVVFLVKEQTFNMNQRLELDITCGFNHTRFPFDHQTCYLRFGVINFNASIVEFSGTESKDWGTITNASYMVQTTKSEFEREIFSVGKQFFNFDMRYSYTGLRIEMTRNSERYFWNFYIPLSMFVIVSWLSFLISIEQVPGRMGLLITLYLILVNTYSSTKETAPWLQTFGLLGIWMLGCQVIIFLPMLEYGFLLYIIKFSPRVNSWGVKQDIRPKLARMDWVCLFLMPIVFLVFVLGYLCHVEFSI; via the exons ATGTTCAAACGAGTGGGAATTGTGGCGGTGGTCGCGGTCGCGGTCGTGGTTGTGGAACAGGTGAAGGgcattattttgaaatgtgatcaGCCCTCAGTGGGAACAGCTCTGTGCTCGGACTTGGGCGGCTCCGTGGCCACGCCTCCAGTTCACAATGGACCAGTGGAAATCACCAGTCATGTGGAAGTTCTCAATTTGTACAACATTGATGAAACCAACTACAAGTTCACCATTTCCATCTTGGCCTCGTTCAAGTGGAAAGACGCCCGACTCAAAGCCCCCGAGAGCAACACCAGTCGCATCTTCATCACCCAAGATGTGGACCCGTTTGTGTGGCACCCGGAAATCTACTTTTATGACCTCCGAGGCATGCGAACCTTCAGCTCATTGGGATCGGCGGGTACGTCTCGTCAAGTGGTTTTCTTGGTCAAGGAACAGACCTTCAACATGAACCAACGATTGGAATTGGACATCACGTGTGGCTTCAATCACACTCGATTCCCATTCGACCATCAGACGTGTTATCTCCGCTTTGGCGTCATCAACTTTAATGCCAGTATCGTGGAATTCTCGGGCACGGAAAGCAAAGATTGGGGAACCATCACCAATGCCTCTTACATGGTTCAGACCACCAAGTCCGAGTTCGAGCGCGAGATCTTCAGTGTGGGCAAGCAATTCTTCAACTTTGACATGAGATACAGTTACACCGGGTTGCGGATCGAGATGACACGAAACTCGGAGCGTTATTTTTGGAACTTTTACATCCCTCTGTCCATGTTTGTCATTGTGTCATGGCTCTCATTCTTGATCAGCATCGAGCAG GTCCCGGGTCGAATGGGGCTTCTTATCACATTGTACCTGATCTTGGTGAACACCTACAGCTCCACCAAAGAAACGGCTCCTTGGCTACAAACTTTCGGATTGTTGGGGATTTGGATGCTGGGATGCCAAGTGATCATCTTCTTACCCATGCTCGAATACGGTTTTCTGCTCTACATCATCAAGTTCTCACCCCGAGTGAACTCTTGGGGAGTGAAACAGGATATCCGACCCAAGTTGGCCAGGATGGATTGGGTGTGCTTGTTTCTGATGCCGATCGTTTTCCTCGTTTTCGTCTTGGGATACCTGTGTCACGTGGAGTTCAGTATCTGA
- the LOC131892715 gene encoding contactin-like, with translation MRLRVTWATLALVIGIGLIPIVISQREYEDLESPEDIDYTYNYDGDPSDDAQQERDRIRNKNRDPNPFRSNVRNPNGGFRARDPNSGGFRVGEDDIFDDDRPAGGFRRRPDFRGRDGDFSKVDSGGFNSIATSTRSPFRGFQPSTIDPRFSPVRTTTLAPTYTTNLPIKTTDRFGQNRFGGGFQPFSTTTEDPFRRPDDPFRSSSDSANRFRTSTIRSNDPFNKGTDRNDPYDPYGPDLEDANDIQNNEVGNIYQPINPFGLPPLRTRPQVDEFGNPLEDIQSVDTTRFELGEGVEANEVKCPRNWIRFKESCYKFTRSPIKRWDDARMNCQAYRHQDQDHADLASVDDLDEHRFLVDHLNLIDPQHRRWYISTRQEDQNRWVNLGDGSQMLNLQQYFLRPEEWGESSFTDYKKDYLVYSFSYAESRWGFQPVFGHEEYLYICEMPIEEVTYLMTDERTHEYGLAIGDPRFYPMGPYFIRQPNQTVFNVGRRKVINDVSLLCIATGWPTPTYRWFKEGYKNDTLVSEEVDVLKDRRVTISGGQLIINNPNAISDRGKYFCTAHNQFGTIRSRSVSIAFGFIGEFILRRSKEVGSENWGKAISCDPPQYFPDVKFYWARDYFPNFVEEDRRVMVSYDGYIYFSALEKIDRGNYSCSVQSSVSDNGRNGPFFELEVSPHPNYQQLRFPQNFPKAFPEAPVAGEDVRLECIAFGYPVPHYNWTRRNADIPDGAIVTNYNRVLILPRVRVEDQGEYVCRAHNDKVSITGTVTLSIQSRPVFTISIGDMHVDERDDLTWTCEAFGIPDVLYEWVKNGEVLRTNDSDLAPEDRGRYEIRDNILIIRQVRKDRDEGMYQCRAYNELDSRYSSGQLRVLSFPPTFAKYPLEPKTFAAEGGNVTLRCQPEGAPQPKFTWRKDGNKIGSSGKYIIYDNGNLFINRVNVADTGTYTCEAANEYGKAESTGKLIVKLGPTFASGVKPNPRVIAASGETVELRCRAEADQFLDMAYSWTLNGLFIRFFEDEEQERILTLKNAPGNRVDGQSWFTAFSDHERLLQSSSWFQGNYFQYTKGTGDFNKFRRGYLDGYLKIVNVSYAEAGYYECMVDTAVGRIYATSEMIVHGPPGPPGGVSALSLTSRSGTVVWTDGAIYGRQILYYRVDGRTRSNMTWHTLADRVLAEEIQHLGARAKIHGRRQIILRNKLSPFAAYQFRVAAYNDLGLGEFSEASPSYNTLPDKPLKAPSNLRGGGGKTGDLTIMWDVLPKHEQNAPGIYYRIYYRRVGVDADRDFQQKTLKNLGNIGLYVVRIQKKYYYTTYEVKVQAFNDMCEEPECSGPISEPVTIYSAEDMPQVAPTQVGARPFNSTAINVTWIPIPDVREKVRGKLIGYRIKYWREDLQEIIESQYLLSRSIEPHALIIGLQPNSYYWVRVMAYNAAGPGPESERFLERTFKLRPQKPPTAVQVYGLNPSTIRVTWRYVAPSVEEEPLTGYKVRIWESDRDVSEANDTVIYIGNKLEATVTDLAPAKTYYLRVLAFSQGGEGKMSSPAWQFQMGDPDALNLAPVVSHSVLISVLLPVVIALLNNLWFESRTSRTHPKIGSGT, from the exons ATGAGACTCCGAGTGACTTGGGCCACATTGGCCTTGGTGATTGGGATCGGACTGATTCCCATTGTGATATCTCAGCGGGAGTACGAAGACCTTGAATCACCGGAGGATATAGATTATACCTACAACTACGACGGTGATCCCTCGGACGATGCTCAACAGGAACGGGACCGGATCCGCAATAAGAATCGAGATCCAAATCCATTTCGCAGCAACGTTCGAAATCCAAATGGAGGATTTCGGGCGAGAGATCCCAACTCTGGAGGATTCCGGGTGGGCGaagatgacatttttgacGATGACCGGCCGGCCGGAGGGTTCCGTCGTAGGCCGGACTTTCGGGGACGTGATGGCGATTTTAGCAAGGTTGATAGTGGGGGATTTAACAGTATCGCCACTTCCACTAGAAGTCCATTTCGAGGATTTCAACCCAGCACTATTGACCCCAGATTTTCTCCGGTGAGAACCACAACTCTGGCCCCGACATACACCACCAACTTGCCTATCAAAACAACTGACCGATTTGGCCAAAATCGATTTGGTGGGGGCTTCCAACCATTCTCCACCACCACTGAAGACCCATTCCGGCGGCCAGATGACCCATTTCGAAGTTCCTCGGACTCGGCCAATCGGTTCCGAACTTCAACCATTCGATCAAACGATCCATTCAACAAAGGCACTGATCGAAATGATCCGTACGACCCGTATGGTCCGGATCTGGAAGACGCCAACGATATCCAAAACAACGAGGTGGGGAACATTTATCAGCCCATAAATCCCTTCGGACTGCCCCCTTTGAGAACTCGTCCCCAAGTAGACGAGTTTGGCAATCCTTTGGAAGATATCCAATCTGTGGATACCACAAGATTTGAGTTAGGCGAAGGTGTGGAGGCCAATGAAGTGAAATGTCCTCGGAACTGGATCCGTTTCAAAGAGAGTTGCTACAAATTCACCCGCAGTCCCATTAAACGTTGGGATGATGCTCGAATGAATTGCCAGGCTTACCGACACCAAGATCAG GATCACGCAGATCTGGCCAGTGTGGACGATCTGGATGAGCATCGTTTCCTTGTCGACCACTTAAACTTGATCGACCCCCAACATCGGCGATGGTACATTTCAACGAGGCAGGAGGATCAGAATCGGTGGGTGAATCTTGGAGATGGCTCTCAGATGCTGAACTTGCAACAATACTTTCTCCGACCAGAAGAGTGGGGCGAATCTTCTTTCACTGATTATAAAAAGGATTACTTGGTGTATTCGTTTTCTTACGCCGAAAGTCGTTGGGGATTCCAGCCCGTTTTTGGCCATGAGGAGTACCTCTACATTTGTGAAATGCCCATTGAG GAAGTTACGTATCTGATGACAGATGAGAGAACCCACGAATATGGCCTAGCCATTGGGGATCCGCGGTTTTATCCCATGGGACCTTATTTCATTCGTCAGCCCAACCAAACCGTGTTCAATGTGGGACGAAGGAAAGTCATTAATGACGTCTCTTTGTTGTGCATTGCCACAGGATGGCCTACTCCAACCTATCGATGGTTTAAGGAGGGCTACAAGAATGACACACTTGTTTCCGAAGAGGTTGACGTGCTCAAGGATCGCAGGGTGACGATATCGGGAGGACAACTCATCATCAATAATCCCAATGCCATCTCGGACCGAGGGAAATACTTTTGCACGGCTCACAACCAGTTTGGAACTATCCGCTCTCGTTCTGTGTCCATAGCTTTTGGATTCATTGGCGAGTTCATTCTAAGACGAAGCAAAGAGGTTGGCAGCGAAAATTGGGGGAAAGCCATTTCATGTGATCCACCTCAATACTTCCCCGACGTCAAATTCTATTGGGCCAGAGACTACTTCCCCAACTTTGTGGAGGAGGATCGCCGAGTCATGGTTTCCTACGATGGCTACATTTACTTCTCAGCTTTGGAAAAGATTGATCGAGGCAATTACTCATGCTCAGTACAGAGCTCAGTGTCCGATAATGGACGGAACGGACCCTTCTTTGAACTGGAAGTTAGCCCACATCCAAATTATCAGCAACTCCGGTTCCCGCAGAATTTCCCCAAAGCTTTTCCAGAAGCTCCCGTAGCTGGAGAAGATGTCAGGCTCGAGTGCATTGCCTTTGGATATCCCGTTCCCCACTACAATTGGACACGAAGGAACGCAGATATCCCGGACGGAGCAATCGTGACAAACTACAATCGGGTGTTGATACTGCCTAGAGTTCGAGTGGAAGATCAGGGCGAATATGTTTGTCGGGCCCACAATGACAAGGTGTCAATCACTGGAACCGTGACCTTGAGTATTCAATCTAG ACCTGTTTTCACAATCTCAATTGGAGACATGCACGTGGATGAAAGGGACGATTTGACGTGGACTTGTGAGGCCTTTGGTATCCCGGACGTACTCTACGAATGGGTTAAGAATGGTGAAGTGTTGAGGACCAATGACTCAGATTTGGCTCCCGAGGATAGAGGACGATACGAGATCAGAGACAATATACTCATCATAAGACAG GTCCGGAAAGATCGGGATGAGGGCATGTACCAATGTCGAGCATATAACGAGCTTGATTCAAGATATTCGTCCGGTCAGTTGCGAGTCTTGTCTTTCCCTCCGACCTTTGCCAAGTATCCTTTAGAGCCAAAGACTTTTGCTGCCGAAGGTGGCAATGTAACTCTGCGGTGCCAACCAGAAGGAGCTCCTCAGCCTAAGTTTACTTGGCGAAAGGATGGCAACAAGATTGGATCCAGTGGCAAGTACATCATCTACGACAATGGCAATCTATTCATCAATCGAGTCAATGTGGCGGATACCGGCACTTACACGTGTGAAGCGGCCAATGAGTACGGAAAGGCCGAGAGCACTGGTAAGCTGATTGTCAAACTAGGCCCAACCTTTGCCTCCGGGGTGAAGCCCAATCCCAGAGTCATTGCCGCATCCGGAGAAACCGTGGAGCTTCGTTGCCGAGCTGAGGCTGATCAGTTCTTGGACATGGCCTACAGTTGGACCCTGAATGGGTTGTTTATCCGATTTTTCGAAGACGAAGAGCAGGAGCGAatcttgacattgaaaaatgcaCCTGGAAATCGTGTGGACGGCCAATCTTGGTTCACAGCTTTCAGCGATCACGAACGATTACTCCAGTCAAGTTCGTGGTTTCAAGGCAATTATTTCCAGTACACAAAAGGAACCGGGGATTTCAACAAATTCCGACGTGGTTATTTGGATGGCTATTTGAAAATCGTCAACGTATCTTATGCCGAGGCCGGATATTATGAGTGCATGGTAGATACAGCCGTTGGCCGGATCTACGCCACCTCTGAGATGATTGTCCATGGGCCTCCGGGACCGCCAGGCGGCGTCTCCGCCTTATCGTTGACTTCAAGATCGGGAACTGTTGTTTGGACCGATGGAGCCATTTACGGGAGACAGATTCTTTACTACCGAGTGGATGGCCGAACTCGCTCAAATATGACTTGGCACACCTTGGCTGATCGCGTGCTAGCCGAGGAAATCCAGCACTTGGGAGCAAGAGCTAAGATTCATGGCAGGAGGCAGATCATTTTGAGGAACAAGCTATCTCCATTTGCAGCCTACCAATTCCGAGTGGCCGCTTACAACGACCTTGGCCTTGGGGAATTCTCCGAGGCCTCTCCTTCTTACAACACTTTGCCAGATAAGCCTTTGAAAGCACCCAGCAATCTCCGAGGGGGCGGAGGCAAGACAGGGGATTTGACCATTATGTGGGATGTCTTGCCTAAGCATGAGCAAAACGCTCCAGGGATCTATTACCGAATCTATTATAGGCGTGTTGGCGTGGATGCGGATCGGGATTTCCAGCAAAAGACTCTCAAGAATCTGGGCAACATTGGCTTATATGTGGTGCGGATCCAGAAGAAATATTACTACACAACATACGAAGTGAAGGTCCAAGCGTTCAATGACATGTGTGAAGAACCCGAGTGCTCAGGCCCTATTTCCGAACCTGTCACTATTTACTCGGCTGAAGATATGCCTCAAGTGGCTCCCACCCAAGTGGGTGCTCGTCCTTTCAATTCAACCGCCATCAACGTAACTTGGATCCCTATTCCGGATGTTCGGGAGAAGGTTCGAGGCAAGCTCATCGGATATCGCATCAAGTATTGGCGGGAAGATCTACAAGAAATCATTGAATCACAGTACTTGCTCAGTCGATCCATCGAACCCCACGCCTTGATCATTGGCCTCCAACCCAACTCGTATTATTGGGTGAGAGTGATGGCCTACAATGCGGCCGGACCCGGACCCGAATCGGAACGTTTCCTCGAAAGAACCTTCAAGCTTCGGCCCCAGAAACCGCCCACGGCAGTCCAAGTGTACGGGCTTAATCCCTCCACTATACGGGTGACATGGCGATATGTTGCTCCCTCTGTGGAAGAAGAACCGTTGACCGGGTACAAGGTGAGGATATGGGAATCAGATCGTGATGTCAGCGAGGCCAATGACACCGTCATCTACATTGGAAATAAGCTCGAAGCTACTGTCACCGATCTCGCACCAGCAAAGACCTACTACTTGCGCGTGTTGGCTTTTTCCCAGGGTGGCGAGGGGAAAATGTCTTCACCGGCTTGGCAATTTCAAATGGGAGATCCGGACGCTCTCAATCTCGCTCCAGTCGTCTCCCATAGTGTGCTCATATCCGTGCTTCTTCCAGTTGTCATCGCATTATTGAACAATCTTTGGTTCGAGTCTCGGACTTCGAGAACTCATCCCAAAATCGGGTCTGGCACGTGA